CCTTATGGGATTtatcttgacattctaatgatcatccatgcttaagtagagagtgatgagtcatgtggtgagaatagcaggaggtcctagcccATAGGTTCTTGGGTGAgttataacggactaaccttgggTGGCAGCTGATGATTTTCTAGTTACTACACCACTCgggtgcacaaacccctggaacttgacatttcatacaatccagatggtcaaatcacgtggtcggtcattggtatTAGAATAATGCATTCGGTCTTAGTCTGTATTGTGTTATGGTCCTTGCATGCTTGTGCATTGGTTAAATTGGTATGGGTTGTATGATCTTTGTATACCTAGTTCACCTTTAGCTTGTTTGTTGCTTTGTATGTTATATGTGTTTTCTTGGAGTTAGCTTTGGAAGGAGATGACGATGCTGCAGTCTAGTCCTCTAAGCTTCACTTCTCTGAGCctatgttattttgaagaactttagtgcaactaaagttttaaattctttgtaTTTTGAAGGGAGAAACTCTAGTATTCCAATTTTAAACTCTAGTGTTCTATTTATGAATGATTGTAAttcctaaatattttaaactattgtcttaactgctttctattattatgattgataacGTCTTTATAAATATGTATTGCTATATATTTGAGATGTcacaaatttaaacaataaattaaaattacgttttagtatttataaatttgtaaatatataaattttaaaaatttaatatgatattattttattaaaatttaatagtaaatcacaaattattataaCTATCATTATTAAAGTCatagatataatttttgaaGTTAAAAGATTGACTTGTGatttattttcaacaaaaaaaatgttaaaaattttaatttaatataaatttataatctgAAAAATTCAACTGAATAAACTTGTATTCAAATATCTCAAATCAGACTtacacaataaattaaaatgatcaaatataaattttaaaaagattaaatatgtttttagtccctatactttggagtgattttgattttagtccattttcaaactatggtataatttagtccttcaaccttagaaaactttggttttagtcttttttaccaattttttttaaactttatttgttgtttcaaacgcgtttctcagttaacattgaagtaaaaatgtgtcaaatagtgtaaataatgtaaatgctataatgaaacgtacttgaaacaacaaataaagttcaaaaaatttggtaaaaagaattaaaatcagagttttctaaaattaaaagactaaattataccataatttaaaaatagactaaaattaaaatcgtttcaaaatatacatacgaaataaaaatgtatttaaccaattttaaaatattaaagttgaaTTATAGTCGCGTATTAAATCAAATCTGATTCaacattgaataaataaaaaaacatcgGATACCGTGGTGGTGAAAATTAGTTTGCAATGATAGCGATGTGAATGATtattataatactaataatGATTACGAGAGACTGAGTATAACAAATGTTGGTGAAGTAGCCAAGTAGGTGCAGGCTATCACTGTTCTATGCTAGCTTGAGCCGTGCGGTTCGGAATTCCTGCCATAGGTCTCATGCGCCGGTGTAGCAGATTTCCACCACCTTTCTCTGCAACTTTATCactctcttttattatttttatcttcttaaacTTATCATTATCTCATTATGCCCATCAaccaatcaaatttaataactattaaATGCTCACTTAAATTTCCTCTTACTCAAATTTAAGAGTATTATTCTCCACTGAACACATATGCACTTGGTTATAAATGAGGTCAAAAACAGGTGTCTtatattaatattcaaattacaGCTATCTctcacaaatatttatattgattataattacttgaaattctaaaaagatgttaaaaaatattcttaatttctAAGATAgaataatatcatatttgtttgttgtgATTCATGATGTAATGTCTTAGagacttaaaaatatatttttatatttcaaagtAATTACAACTAAATAACTTTTATTCCTATAAGGATATACAAATCTAGGAATTTTGAATTTAGagaataattttaatcatattgaATATTCCTAACttcaatttagttattattatactttatatattgaacTTATAATTAATAGTCATATGTTAACGATCCATTGATATGTTCCCTGaacaacaaatttataaaagaaaaaaaaattcaaaatccttTGTTTCACATCACAATAcacattttattattcatttgaatggaaaatatttcttatatgcTAAGCAATGACACATACTTGTTAGTTGATGtatattaaagattattttttttttttaaaaagaaactttaCAGTGAAAACATTTAGTCATATAGGCCTTTATGTAATCACAATCTTCTTTTCATGGTTTTTAAAACCAAATATTAGTATCTAAGCCGCcataaaagtaacaataaaTTGTCTCACAAAATTAGTACATTGTTGACAACTTTGCTTATCATTAATAAAAGTATTGCTAAATTTCTTGCATCCCAACATGTTTGACCTTTCAGTTACCTAATAATAGTTAGCTATATCATTGCTATTATGGTTTCAACTTTTTAACTATTTAGTGATCAAAACATGATGATACCATAAATACACCAATTAGAAACATTAGTTATCAATCggtacataaaataataaaaaatatttatgaaagttTAATAATGTTTCAAATCTTGTATGAACAAAATTATGTCAAATATATGCAATACATAATGATTTATAgttgtattattaaaaatataaataactaatgATTACAAAGTTCATCCAAGAATATTATTAACCCTTTAAGATAAATATCAATCAATCATATTTTACTTACAACACATAATACATGTAATATACATATTAACATGTACTATAAGTATAAATTATACTAATATATGTCTTTTTAAGTTGGTAAAGGCTATATATTAtcctttattattaaattttcattcttgaaaataagaaataactctttttatatgttaaattaaactaataaaaacaactCTTTAAGAATCACTATAACTCATcctaactatttttatattatgtaactGTTTCTTATTGCTATTACTATTATGAAAATTATGGGCTGAACATACCAATAGTAAAATTGTGTAAATCAAGAATAGTAATGTAATAGTTATTTCTCAACAATAATActataaatgtattatttattgatCTAATATAACTGTCTTAGTTTTCCcatagaaattgaaaattgattCAGCAAAGTATGTTGTAAGAGGAGGAAGAAgtgagaaattgaaaataaaaaatacagtgataaaaaaagaaaagaaagaatattgTAGAGGAAAGGAAGATAACagacaaaacaaaatgaaagcttttagtattgaaaaaaatatttgcttGAAAAACcatatacatttaatttgatTCTAGTAGGGTTGAATCCTATTCTAGGAGTAGAGCACAAGTAAAAGcattagtttaatatatttgcGTTTGAGGATTTAAAAAGGTTGGAAATTGTTGTTGAGTCCTTCTTCTTGTTCTATGTATGCGAACAAGAGAACAAAAACACGTACGGAATGGAGCATGCAAGGTCGAACAGAGCTTCTGTTCTGCAACTCTTTCTTCCTGATTGACCTAACCCACCAAAATCTATTCGTAAAGCACTGAGCCTACAACCACTGGTTTTGTTGAGTTGACACTACCCAAAGCGCCATGCCCTCAATTTGTCTTCCACCATCAACTTCTTCACAGATACCACAAAATAAACCTTTTCCTTCTCTATAACCACTCCTTAACTTCCACCAATACTAATATGCCACTGCTTCTTTCTTAACCCTAATACCCTACCCTAACTCTCTCTAtccatatttataattttttatttatttcttttcttttttctttcatctaaACCACTGTCAAATGATGGAATTCACCATGTCAACCTTCTttcctcttttgctttcttCACTGCACCAGATCAAGCCACCATTTTTTTCTgcataagatttttttttctcttcttttctagCCAACAAAAGCAAAATTTCCGGTTGCCTTTTATAGAATcgaatattgttttaaaaaatggtttCCTTTTAGATTATGGTTTAAATGAAACTTATAAACCAGTATTTGGATTTCCCAATACTTATAAACCAAAAGTCATTAATGCTATTTTTGGTGATCTTTCGGTGAGCTACAATAATGACTAATAAATAGATCTCTAAAGAAATAACTGGTTAAGACTGTACAAcgaataaaagaagaaattgaatgtGGGTGGCGGGTTGAGAAGGAAAAGTGAATGCAGTTGGTTTATCTAGtaaaatttacttttctttttttgtcatTGCAAACTCTTGCGAGAAGTTAAGGTTTGCTTGGTGCAGTgtctaaaatttcaaacattgTCAAATACATTGTTTTTAAAGTGCTGGAATGAGACCATTGTATTGTAATGGTTCCAAAATACTTTGGAGGAATTTTTGTGTCATTAACTTAGATTATAGTGGAAGAAGTCCTTTTGTCACGTCCCTTTTGGAGTGATGAGCTGAATTTGTTTTGCAGATGAGTTGACTTGAATCCTGAATAACTAGAAATGCTCTTAGGAGATTTTTGTCTTCTAGAAAGTCCTTGGATAGTGTACCTTTTAGATGGGGTTTCTTAAATGCTTCATTACCAATGGAACACTTTcaatattttcccattttttttttattttttttaaatttttttaataatttgtcatATCCATGACTCTTCCTAGCTTAATTAggaatttggtttttaaaatcAGAGAGTTGGACAATTGTACTAATAAGAACCAAATTTCAAATGATTACgcaaacattattattttttatatccaattcaacaaatttaatttagagGGGAAACAAATTATGTCACACaacattattttctaaataggtctagtttttaaaatatctcaCGCAACTTTACCTTATTTACTtgatatgtattatttttcaaaatttgattcatATTTTGGATGTCTATTGgataataacatttataaatagACTAAGTAGCCTATATCCCTAAGTAGGCCAACATTCCTCTGAATGGGTTAGTAAgcctataatttttaaaaggcTGGGAAGAAgtgaatttataaataaataaaatatgttaattaaaactctaaataaataaatcacttCATTCATGAGCCTTTTTCAAAGatcaacatatttattttttcaaaattgactttgataaataagttaattttcatattaaatatacaTGTCTTAActtttaactcaattttttcTTACCTATCATCAATCATTATTAGAATAAGCTATATTATAATTACTatattggttaaatatattagtaaataaaCATCAACAGTTTGAAGAACAAAATGTAGTAAGTTAAAATAAAGCTGCTTGTAATTATTATAGGAGTGTTGTAATTATTTGAACATAGGTGCACTTATAATAGcagttaaagataaaataagaatactttagtgataatttttttttgtttttgtttttggatggTGGGATTAGAAGTGAATgagtgaaagaaaataaaaataacaaaaaagaataaagaaacataataataataattgattagaaatgaaaatagttttgaaatagaacaaaacaagacagaaattatttttattataatattattctttatatattattatcatttatttattataattttaaaaattgaaaatgtagATTGTATTAGTGAAAAAACATTTACcactaaaattatgaaataattaaaagctTGTATATTATAGAAAAAGGTGTTCAATGAAAAGTTgatgcatttaatattttggaaagaaaagcaTTTAAGATTTTAAGGATAGAAAAGAGGTGCTACCAAAGTTAagattcattattattttagtttattaacaATTAGTTGAAGTGTATGTGATGCTAAGAAGATACATAAGGagtaaagatttgaaaaaacaCATTAGAAAatagtataaaagaaaatgattttataatattattttttgagtttGCATTAACTTTGATGATACTTGTTGAGACTGTAGTTACCAGAAAATTACTGTAAGGAAAggttggataaaaaaaaatgagaaatttgaaaaaagaaagagaaaaggtacAATGACAATTTGGTGGCGCTGTGTTCCCCTGTTTGAACGCATATTTGTTTGAGGCCACATGATTATTTTCATGGAAATTCGATCTGGTTGCCTCTTTTTCACCCGTCCAAATCCCTACctcttatataatataactaatCACCCCACTGTTTTATTAGTTCATTGTGACAAAGAGCacatataaagtattttttagagacgagttaatttaatttgcatgaaagaaaaaaaagataatgtgAAATGTGAAGAGGGTGATAAAGATTAAGGAGGGGACaagagaattttattttaatggaaGCGAAAACCATAAATTAATGGACACAAAAGGGGCAATGTGTCACGAAAAGCAGCGGGTTTTCCGGTGCAAAGGACGAGGGACGCAGAAAGCTGTTTCTGTGACACGTGGCAGGGATCATGGCCGTTGAAAGAACATGGGAAATTTGTAGCATCGGTGGGGATGAGATGGATGACATTACATTCATTCGGTTGCATTGTTgaggagagagagaggagaAGGGAGTACTTGCTTACTGTGCAGTGTAGTGTAGTGGTTTTGTCATCGTGCGAACTTAAACACACAGGCTTCAGACACAAAAGGAGGAACTGCTCAGAACTAAAAAAAGAGCTCATAAACTCTGCAGAAAAAAtcagagagatagagagagagagagagtgtgagGGGTTATTAAATTGAAGGAGCATCAGAGGGTtgcagagagaaagagaggggCATGGCGGCGTTTGCAGTGCAGCGATAGCTGTAAAAAACTGTGGTACTGTTGTTGGTGCTGTGCTATgctctttattattattaatgcataaatatataatgtatatattcaattcattcattcacatatatacatatacatacaacACAATTACAAACAAACGCTGAATTCGGAGAGTGACCTAAGAATTGAAAGCGCGATTAACGCTGCCCGACACTGTTCGACGCCTGTCCTTAACCAACGAAGCTTCAATTACCCTTTCTCCAACCACAACGGCTAACCCATACCCATAACCACATGCTGTAACACAACACAACACCCAACACACtcttcttcaaatattttaaccattttttcaccctaaataaaaattaaaataccattctgtgttttgtttttctgtttatgCTGCTTGTGTTTTATGTCTCTGATTGTGTGTGGAGACTACACTATTCATGACTCTACACTACACTACACAACACAAAATCCAACCAACAGAGTTATAATTTCCTCAACATAAATTCAACCCAGTTCTAGTTGctattgttattattacttgtattatatttattgttgttCTTGTCCCTCTTCTTCTCACTCCCAAATCCCAATTCTCAACCCCACGCCTCATTCAAAGCTCAAAACCCAGAGAATTAATTCAACCAATAGTTACAACTGGCAACTTATACCcgtgttcttttgtttttctttctcttttttcttatttttacatgcttgcttctttcttctttttgttcttttcaataTCAAACAACCCACACCCATCCAGTTTTCTGATATGGATTTTGGGCCACAATTGAAGCTCGGGTCAGGTGCAGAACAATGGCGGGTTTGTTCTCATTAGGCGGAGGGAGAGGGACTAACAACAACCAGCAAGACAACACTACCAACAACAACGAGATTCCTCCAGCCGAGACCCTATTCTGGTATAGCAAAACCGACGACGTTTCATCCTACCGAGGGTTCGAGCTATGGAACCAGCAGCAGGAGCAGCATGTGATGCCACCGCATGCGCGCCCTCTCCTGCAGCGAGATCTTTACTCCTCCGGTGTCGGACCCAGTCGAGGCGTCTCCGATGATCACTCCTCGTCTAGATCAGCGTTTGTGGCGATGCGCTCGGCGGAGGGTGGAATAAGCTGCCAGGACTGCGGGAACCAAGCCAAAAAAGATTGTCCACACATGCGGTGCAGAACGTGCTGCAAGAGCCGCGGCTACGAGTGCCAAACCCATGTCAAAAGCACTTGGGTTCCCGCTTCCAAACGTCGCGAGCGTCAGCAACAGCTCGCTGCCTTGCAAGAGCAGCAGCAACAACAGAGAGACCTTTCCAAACGGCCAAGGGACCCAACAGCTTGCACTCGTTTGCCCTCGTCAGGTACATAACACACTCACTTCCTCACCCACCAACTAATTCACTTCCAGTGCTTCTtgttttgtctttgtttgttCACAGTGATGCACACAGAAGGACTCGCAGTTTCTGTGATTGAGTGA
This genomic stretch from Vigna radiata var. radiata cultivar VC1973A chromosome 7, Vradiata_ver6, whole genome shotgun sequence harbors:
- the LOC106767851 gene encoding protein SHI RELATED SEQUENCE 1 isoform X2, with the translated sequence MAGLFSLGGGRGTNNNQQDNTTNNNEIPPAETLFWYSKTDDVSSYRGFELWNQQQEQHVMPPHARPLLQRDLYSSGVGPSRGVSDDHSSSRSAFVAMRSAEGGISCQDCGNQAKKDCPHMRCRTCCKSRGYECQTHVKSTWVPASKRRERQQQLAALQEQQQQQRDLSKRPRDPTACTRLPSSGLEEGHFPSVVSSPAEFRCVRVSCVEDADDRYAYQTAVNIGGHLFKGILYDYGPENSNNNNSNNSNNYMAGETSAGVAGAQPLNLTASGVVTSSGALVDPSSLYSAPVNTFMGGSGTQFFPHTRS
- the LOC106767851 gene encoding protein SHI RELATED SEQUENCE 1 isoform X1 translates to MAGLFSLGGGRGTNNNQQDNTTNNNEIPPAETLFWYSKTDDVSSYRGFELWNQQQEQHVMPPHARPLLQRDLYSSGVGPSRGVSDDHSSSRSAFVAMRSAEGGISCQDCGNQAKKDCPHMRCRTCCKSRGYECQTHVKSTWVPASKRRERQQQLAALQEQQQQQRDLSKRPRDPTACTRLPSSEGLEEGHFPSVVSSPAEFRCVRVSCVEDADDRYAYQTAVNIGGHLFKGILYDYGPENSNNNNSNNSNNYMAGETSAGVAGAQPLNLTASGVVTSSGALVDPSSLYSAPVNTFMGGSGTQFFPHTRS